The Caldicellulosiruptor acetigenus DNA window TCAAAATAAAGCCAAATGTGCCAGGCGGTGCAACCAAAATCAGAGCATTCGAAACTGTGATTGAGAGCATTCCCCAAAAAAGGACAGTGTCATGTTTTTGTTCTTTCAGATTCGGAATTAAAAATATTACAAATATAAGTGCTACTGCACTCCACAGTGTTGGAAACACCGAAATTATGCTATCTGGATAATGCAAAGCTTCACTTAAATATATGGTTTTGTACGTGTCTCTGAATATCAGAGCAACATTACCAAATATAGTAACAAGCACAATCAGCAGAAGCTCCCTGTTTTTGACCATATACTTTAGACTGTCAAACCACTCAGAAAAACCATTAGCATTAGCATCACAATTTTCCCGTGCAATCTTTTGCCCCACAGAGCTTTCAGATGTCACAAGATGTCTTACAACAATTAGTATATTTACTAAAATCCCAAACGCAAGGACTGTCCATTTAGTTGCAGGTATCAAGCCAAACCTTGCAACAAAGACGCCCATCAGGGGCGCAAAAAGGTTACCCATATTCCACACAAATACAGTTACAGAATAGATTGCCACTCTTTCGTTTTCGGTTGCATCTTCCATTAAAAGAAGTCGCCATGCAAGCTCAGGAATTCTCATAAGTCCGTTAAAGATGGTAGCAATTAAAAACCATGTAAAATCTTTTGCAAAGAAAAATATATATGCATACACGCACCACGACAGAAAATCGCCAATTAGAAGAACCTTCTTGCGTCCAAACCTGTTCACAAGCAGTCCTGCAAATGGTGATGTGATAAGCATCACCAGGTTCAACACTGTTGACAGCAGTCCTATCTGGTAATCCTTTACTCCCACTCTTGTCATGTAAAGTGAGGAGTAGACGATAAACATGGCATAGGGAATAGTAAAAATGGGCTCAAAAAATAGGATCTTTTTAGCGTTTGGATTTATCTCTTTGAATGCTAAAACCATCTGCTGCAGCTGTGCCTTGATTTTTGTCATAAAAATCACCTCGTATGTGCAAAACCGCTATAAATAGCAAAAAATTTAGACTTTGCCACCAATTTTGATATTGTCGATACCTTCCTGTTTTGCACGATTGTAGATCTCCTGCAAGTATTCCATCTCCAAATCCTTATTTCCGCTTATTTTTTCATCTAAAACTTCAGGTGTGTATTTATAAGGTTTTATGACATAAAGTCTGCTATCTTTTAAAAGCCTTGCAATATTTAATATATCCTCAACTGTATGAAGGTTCTTGTTCACTGTTGTTCTAAATTCATAATCAATATTTGAATTTTTCAATATCTCTACTGATTTTTTGATTTTATCAACGTCAGAAAAACCTGTGATCTGGGGGTACTTTTCAAGCGGGGCTTTTACATCCATTGCGACATAGTCAAGAAGACCAGCATCTAAAAGCCTTTTTAAAACCTCTGATCTTGAGCCATTTGTGTCAAGTTTAACAAGTAATGAACGATTTTTTATTTTCTTTATAAACTCAGTTAAATACTCTTCATTCAAAGTTGGCTCTCCGCCTGTAATGCAGACAGCGTCAACTATGCCTTTTCTTTTGTCTAAATATTCAAAAAAGATGCTATCATCCATGAAGCTACCCTTGAAGTTTACAAGCTGTGAGTTGTAGCAAAAAGGGCACGAAAAATTGCAGCCACCGAAAAAACAAGTAGCTGCAATTTTTTTTGGATAGTCAACGGTTGATATTTTCATAAAATCAACAAGCATATTCTATATCTCCTTTTAAATGTTTTTTGATTTATTCTGAGCAAAACCGCGCATATTTTATTTTAACCTCTTTTTGTCTTTCTTTGCAAACCTCTAATTTTTTTAAAACAAGTAAAAAAGAAAATCTATTCAAGCTTTTTCCTTATCAATTTAATATTTTGCTCATCCTTACAGTAAAATTCATATTCACAGCCATTGCAATTTCTATCTAAAGAATCTTCAATAAGCTCAAGTACATCCTTTCTGGTTCTGATATTCCTTATTTTCTTTATCACATCAATTACATCTTCAAGGTGTTCATCTTTTTGCTCATAGTCAAACTTTTTCCCTTCTCTTAACCAGAAGATAGAAGAAAAAATATTTTTCTGTGGAAATCTTTCTTTCATTGCCATTGTGTAAATGAAAAGCTGGGGGATGTAACTACTAAACTTTGCATCATCAAAATGAAGGTTTGTTTTAAAGTCGATGAGAAAAATCTTATCTTCAAGATGGTACACCTTGTCAATTATGCCATATATCATTTGACTTCCAAGTTTAAAATAAAACCGAAGCTCACTTTCCTCTTTTATCACTTTATCTTTGATTTCCTTTGCAAACTGACTTTCAAAAAAGTTTAAGATAAGCTCTTTCACAATCCTTTCATTCTCAAAGTCATTTTCAAGCACGGCTAAGGCAATGTTGCTATCTAAGCTTTGAATATCTTTCAAGCTTGTGAGTTCCAAAACTCTGTGAACGGTTGTGCCAAGCACTTTTGCATTTTGCTGTATCTCCTCTTTTGAGCTTTGTTCATCAAAAACTGGAAGACCCATTACATACTTTAGTGAAAACATGGCAGGGCATCTTTTAAAATCCATTATGTGCGATGGTGACAAAAACCTAAACCTGTTTTCAAACTCGTC harbors:
- a CDS encoding MFS transporter, producing the protein MTKIKAQLQQMVLAFKEINPNAKKILFFEPIFTIPYAMFIVYSSLYMTRVGVKDYQIGLLSTVLNLVMLITSPFAGLLVNRFGRKKVLLIGDFLSWCVYAYIFFFAKDFTWFLIATIFNGLMRIPELAWRLLLMEDATENERVAIYSVTVFVWNMGNLFAPLMGVFVARFGLIPATKWTVLAFGILVNILIVVRHLVTSESSVGQKIARENCDANANGFSEWFDSLKYMVKNRELLLIVLVTIFGNVALIFRDTYKTIYLSEALHYPDSIISVFPTLWSAVALIFVIFLIPNLKEQKHDTVLFWGMLSITVSNALILVAPPGTFGFILMIVVTVLGSIGAAVYYSFVDAILANSVDDERRAHVLSITMFLISLFSMPVGAIAGQCYTFSKSLPFVLATIFTLLCTVLIFFKVRIRRAQERQ
- a CDS encoding anaerobic ribonucleoside-triphosphate reductase activating protein, whose protein sequence is MLVDFMKISTVDYPKKIAATCFFGGCNFSCPFCYNSQLVNFKGSFMDDSIFFEYLDKRKGIVDAVCITGGEPTLNEEYLTEFIKKIKNRSLLVKLDTNGSRSEVLKRLLDAGLLDYVAMDVKAPLEKYPQITGFSDVDKIKKSVEILKNSNIDYEFRTTVNKNLHTVEDILNIARLLKDSRLYVIKPYKYTPEVLDEKISGNKDLEMEYLQEIYNRAKQEGIDNIKIGGKV